The genome window GGTCCCTTTGTGACCTCTTCCAATGATATCTTTGCCCTGCTGATTTATTATTTAGTGGCCGTGGTGATGCTGATTAAACATAACGGGGCACTCGTGTGATAGAGAAGACTGACGCCATTGTACTACGCTACTGGCCTTCGTCCAATACGTCCCGCGTGGTGGCCTGGCTCACCAGAGATTTTGGACGGGTTCACACCATGATCAAAGGGGCGATGCGTCCCAAAAGTTTATTTCTCGGACAATACGACCTGTTTTATACCTGTGAATTACTCTTTTATAACCATGAAAACCGGGACTTGGTCTTTGCCAAAGAATGTGCCCCGCTTCAGCGGCGTGACCGTTTTCGTAACGACTGGCGCGCCATGTGCTGTGCATCCTATCCGCTGGATACGATCTTTCACATCTGCCCCCAGCACACTCCGCATCCCGAATTATTTGCCCTTTTAACCCATGTACTGGACACGGCCAATGCCATGGGAGGCAGTCCGCAGTTGCTTTTCTGGTTTGAACTGCGCCTGCTGGAACAACTGGGTCAGGCCCCGTCCCTTCATCGCTGTGTTCAGTGTACGGAGTACGTCCTTCCGTCGCCCCGTCCCGTCTACTTCTCCACCACCGACGGCGGCGTGGTCTGTCATCAGTGCTATGATCAAGGCTGCCGGGCCGTCCCCCTGTCGCAGTCGGTATGGACGCTCATGAAACAAATTGATCACCAGAGTGACCCTATGGCCGCCGCACTGATTTATGCCCCCGTCGATTCGTTGCAGCAACTCTCTCGACTGTTGCGTCAATTTATGACCCATCATGTTGATCTGCTTCCTGAATGCCGTGATATTTCCATGCGTATTCTCTTTAATAAACGCTTTCCCCTGGATGAATGATGAAGATTCTTTTTATCTTGCAGGATACGCCTGTTATATACGGGGCAGAACAAGCCACCCTGAACCTTCTGTGGGGGTTATCCCTACAGACGGACATGTCCTGTGAAGTGATTCTGGTTCATGAATTGCGACTGGAACACTATGACAGTCCGCTGCAAGCTCCGCTAACCGCACTAGCTGTTCCTGTGCATGTGATCCGCGTTTCCCATCCCTTCTCGCTGTCGCTTGTTCGTCAGATACAAAAAATATGCAATGCCCTGTGTCCGGATATCATCCACACAACGGGCTATAAAATGGATATTCATGCCATGTTTCTGCGACGGGGAAATTGCCGACTGGTGTCCACTGTACATGGCTGGCTGCATCGCAAAGATCGCAAAGAACGTTTTTACAGCTGGTTAAACAGGCTCGCTCTCAAACACTTTGATGCTGTAGTCACCCTTTCTTCTTTTTACGACGTACTGCTGCGTAATCACGGCATCCCGACCCATCGTATTCCCACAGGCATCGATTGCTCAAACATCCCGGAATATCCACCCAAAACCAGCTCCGAGATGACGGTCGGCTGTCTCGGACGTCTGAGCGAAGAAAAAAATCAGCGACTGCTCATCGACGCCATGTCCAAGCTGAAAGACCATTCCATCCAGGCCCTTATTTCCGGAACCGGACCGGATCGACCGCTGCTGGAAAAATGGATCGCTGCATCAGGACTGACCACCAGAGTCACCCTCGCCGGCTACATGGATCGCGAAGCCTTTTTCCAGCGCATCGACGTATTGGTGTTATGTTCCACCATTGAAAATCTCCCTCTCGTGATCATGGAGGCCATGCTACGAGGCATTCCAGTCATCGCCTCGCACGTCGGCGGGGTGCCCGATTTAATTGAACACGGCGTAAATGGACTCCTCTTTCCCGCGAATGATGCTGCAGCACTTGTGCAGGCCATCGATAGACTGGACGAAAACGCCAGCCTCCGCAACGCACTGGGAAAGAATGGACAGCTAACCATAATTAATCATTTTTCGTATGAGCATTGGATTCAGCATCATACCGCATTTTATGAAAACCTGTGCCGCGAATAGTTCTAAGTATATAGTGGAATAAGCCCATGCCATCGACTACACTGATTTGTCATTTTAATCAGATTCATTAGAGGAGAATACATGCGAACGATAACAAACACGGATCTTAAAATTGAAACACTGGGTTCCCGCACCATCAAATCCCCCCTCCCCTTATCCAATGTATTCGGGGATGGCGTGGGGAACTTCACACCGGATAACGCGCTCGTTTTATTAAAAAACCATTTCACTGCGCCGGAACAACGACAAGCCGACGTGTTCCTGGAAAAAGCAGGTTCCCGTGAATATATCTACTTTGACCCGGCTAAAACCAGAGCAGCCATCGTTACCTGCGGGGGTCTATGCCCCGGGATCAACAACGTCATTCGCTCCGCCGTACGACAACTGCAGAACTACGGCGTACACCAGGTGCTTGGCATCAAATACGGGTTTGCCGGCATGAACCCGGCCAGCGGCTATACCCCCATTGAACTGTCCGATGAACTTATCGAAGATATCCATCGCGACGGAGGCACCATGCTCGGCACGTCTCGTGGAAATCAGCCTGACAGCACCATCGTCGACTTCCTTGTCAGCCATCAGATTAATATCCTTATCTGCATCGGCGGTGACGGAACACAGCGCGGTGCCCATGCCATCGCACAGGAAATTAAGAAACGCGGAGAAAAGATATCGATCATCGGCGTGCCCAAAACCATTGATAACGATATCGATTTCAATCAGCGTACCTTTGGTTTCAGCACCGCCATTGAGGAAGCTAAAAAAGTGCTCGACTGTGCTCATGTTGAAGCACACAGCGCCTTCAACGGGATCGGTCTGGTCAAAGTGATGGGACGGGATGCCGGCTTTATCGCTGTCGATGCCACGCTGGCCAGTCAGGAAGTCAATTTCACCCTCATCCCCGAAATCCCCTTCAAACTCGACGGGGAATTCGGCCTCCTGAATCTACTTAAACAACGTTTAGCCCGAAAACATCATGCCGTGATTGTCGTCGCAGAAGGGGCTGGCCAACATCTTTTCGCGACACAGAAAGAACTCCGCGATGCTTCCGGCAATAAACTGCATCTCGATATCGGCCTGTTCCTCAAAGATAAAATCACCGAGTTCTTCGCCAGAGAACAGACCGCCATCAGCCTCAAATACATCGACCCCAGCTACATCATCCGCAGCGTTCCGGCCAATACCATTGATGCCGAACTCTGCGATGCCTTTGCACGCAAAGCAGTCGATGCCGCCATGGCCGGAAAAACCGATGTGATGATCAATTTCTGGAACGGCTGTCTAGCACATATACCCATCGGCCTGGCCATTGCTAAGAAAAACAGCGTTGACCCGGAAGGCGAACATTGGCTTTCGGTCTTTGAAACAACAGGTCAACCCATTCAATTTATGCAGGCTAACCCATAATCCTAATAAAAAGGACATCAGGCTGGACACTGATGATACAATAACGCTGAAATACAGAACGGGTTCTTTTTCCGTTTTTTGTAAAATAAATATTGCACTGCCTCCAGAGTCTGATATGTTGCTCGGCGTTGTTCATGTATACGACCCTATCGTTTAGTGGCCTAGGACACCGGGTTTTCATCCCGGCAACACGGGTTCGAGTCCCGTTGGGGTCGCCACATTTATTTATGGAACGACCCTATCGTTTAGTGGCCTAGGACACCGGGTTTTCATCCCGGCAACACGGGTTCGAGTCCCGTTGGGGTCGCCATAAATAGATTATTAGACGACCCTATCGTTTAGTGGCCTAGGACACCGGGTTTTCATCCCGGCAACACGGGTTCGAGTCCCGTTGGGGTCGCCATTTATTTTTATCCGCCCGTGACCCCATCGTCTAGTGGCCTAGGACACCGGGTTCTCATCCCGGCAACACGGGTTCGAAACCCGTTGGGGTTGCCACGATTTGCTTCTCTCTCTTCGTATCAGGTCTCTGTTTCACCAAATTATGAAAAGAGATAGCATCGTATCACGCATCTGCTCACCGATCTCGAAAATTCGTCCGCCGATTTCCTGATCGCTTCGATGGCAAACGGCCATAAACACGGCTTTTTTATCGCGGAAACAACGATAAAATGTGCCGGTGGCGACCCCTGCTTCCGACGCGATATGCTTGGCGTTGACCTGATGTTATCCTTTTTCACTAAACGATTTAAGAGCCGCATCAATCAAAAGCGTCTTCTTTTCATCGGTTCGTTTTTGTTTGGGCTGATGTACTGCCGACGGGTACATGGATCGCCAGTTCATGTTCTATTTATACCACCCGTTCGATCCTACGTAATAACAACATGAAACATAGTTCACACTTATCCCTGTCCTCGCCCGCTCCATAAATATGGCACGCAACCTGCGTTGTTTATTTTACGCGTAGAAAATGATGCGAGTAACGACAGGAGCAGGAACTATGACACCGGAAATGGCACTGGATTTAACCTACATGGTGATGATTACGTCGGCAAAGATATCGGCACCCTTCATGATTACGGCCATCGGCATGGGTGTTTTAATCAACATCCTGCAGACAATCACTCAGATCAAAGACTCCAGCTTGACCTTTGTACCGAAGCTGGCTGTATCGGCGGTCGTGACGGGATTAGCACTGCCATGGATCATTAATGTGATCACGGGATTCTTTCATTACGTCATTGAACTGTTTCCGCAAATGGTTGCTTAACTTACAGTAACGGAGCAAGCAAATGGACATTCAACTCTGGTATTATCCTCAGGCGCTGCTGCTGATTGTGGCACGGATATTGACCATTGTGGGCGGCTCCAACCTTTTCGGTAAAGAGATCACCCCCATGAGCGCAAGGGTCCTGATCTCCATTGCCCTGTCCATGGTGATTGCGCCGATGGTTCCGGAAGCATGGGCTGAAACGGCCCGCCAGATGGATTCCCTGCCGAAACTGGCGATCGGGATTTTAGCTGAAGTTCTGTTCGGATTTACCTTTGTAGCTATTTGCGACTTGTTTGTTGGAATATTCACGTTTGCCGGCCATATCATCGGCTGGTCGTCGTCGCTCATGATGGCGCAAGAAATTGATCCGGTGGACGGCGTCAACAATAACATCATGTCGCTGATCCTGCAGCTGGTCTTTCTTATGCTGATCTGGAGTCATGGAGCCCATCTGCTGGTCATTGGAATGATTCACAAAAGCTTTATGACCATCCCTCCCACCTTTGCATGGCTGGACGTCAATGTCACCCAGATGATCATAGATCTGGGTAAAACGATGTTTGACTGGGGCATGAAAATCACCGCACCCATTGTTGCAGGGGCGCTGCTGATCAATGCGGGTATGGGGCTGATTTCAAAAATGGCACCTCAGTTCAATATCATGTTTTTATCCATGCCCATTCGCGTAGGAACCGGCATGTTTATGATGGGGCTGTTTCTGCGATACGGCGGCGGCCAGCTGGAGGATATTATCCGTTCCATGCTGGAGCATTTCGCATGGCTGGTAAAAGTGGGCGCATAAGGAACATATCATGGAAGGCAAAGACGGAAGAACCGAGAAAGCAACCCCGCGAAAACGATCGAAAGCGCGGAAAGACGGCCAGTTGGCACGTTCACAGGAAGTCAGCACCGTGGTGGTCATGATTCTTGGCCTGATGGGTATTTCCTGGGGCATCCCGCACATCGGAAATTATCTGAAAGCACTGAACGAAATGATGCTGCAGTTTCACGTACGGGAGACCTGGACCGTTCCCCTGATGCAGCACATGTTTTTCGGTTTATGCAAAGTTGCCTGCATGATGACCCTGCCCATCATTGTGCCCGTGGTCATCGGCGCCATTATTGCCAGCTTAGTGCAGACCAAACCCTACTGGAGCCTCAAGCCGCTGCAATGGAAACTATCAGGACTGAGCCCGATTCGCGGTGCAAAACAATTGTTTTCCAGCCAGAGCCTCATGACCTTTGCCCTGTCCATGGTTAAAGTGGCGCTGGTTTCCTCTATTCTTTATCTAGTGCTGAAAAGCAAAATCCCCCAGCTGATTTCATTGCAGTACATGGAAGTGCGCAGTTCTGCCATATTCGTGTTTCAGGTCATCATGAAAATGGCCTGGTGGGTCACCGTGCTGGCGATCATTATTGCGGTCGTCGACTGGATTTTTCAGCAGCGCAAATACGAAAAAAGCCTGATGATGACCAAGGAAGAAGTCAAAGAAGAACGCAAAAGCAGCGAACAGAACCCCATCATCAAACGCGCTCAGGCGAAAAAAATGCGCGAAATGAGCATGCTTCGGATGATGGCCGCCATTCCAGACGCCACCATGGTGATTACCAATCCGACCCATGTGGCCGTGGCCATCAAATACGATCCGGACATGGATGCACCACAGGTGGTGGCCAAAGGCTTACGTCTTGTCGCAGAACGCATCAAACGCATTGCCCGAGAAAACGACATTCCTATCATCGAAAAGCCTCCGCTGGCTCGTGCCCTGTATAAAGAAGTGAAGCCCGGACGCAGTGTTCCTTCTCAATATTACGCGGCCGTCGCCGAACTGATAGCCTACCTGTACCGCATTGGCAACGATCATGTTAAACAAGTCTTATCTAAAACGAAAAAAAGTGCATAAGGGATCGTCATGAGTGTATCTGATTCATTCAAATCTTCGAAGCTGTGGAAAACATTGACGATGAAAGGCTCGCATCAGGCCGACATCGGGATGGCGATGGCGATCATGATGGTTCTGGCCGTGCTGTTTTTCCCGGTTCCTCCCCTTCT of Spartobacteria bacterium contains these proteins:
- the recO gene encoding DNA repair protein RecO, with protein sequence MIEKTDAIVLRYWPSSNTSRVVAWLTRDFGRVHTMIKGAMRPKSLFLGQYDLFYTCELLFYNHENRDLVFAKECAPLQRRDRFRNDWRAMCCASYPLDTIFHICPQHTPHPELFALLTHVLDTANAMGGSPQLLFWFELRLLEQLGQAPSLHRCVQCTEYVLPSPRPVYFSTTDGGVVCHQCYDQGCRAVPLSQSVWTLMKQIDHQSDPMAAALIYAPVDSLQQLSRLLRQFMTHHVDLLPECRDISMRILFNKRFPLDE
- a CDS encoding glycosyltransferase family 1 protein encodes the protein MMKILFILQDTPVIYGAEQATLNLLWGLSLQTDMSCEVILVHELRLEHYDSPLQAPLTALAVPVHVIRVSHPFSLSLVRQIQKICNALCPDIIHTTGYKMDIHAMFLRRGNCRLVSTVHGWLHRKDRKERFYSWLNRLALKHFDAVVTLSSFYDVLLRNHGIPTHRIPTGIDCSNIPEYPPKTSSEMTVGCLGRLSEEKNQRLLIDAMSKLKDHSIQALISGTGPDRPLLEKWIAASGLTTRVTLAGYMDREAFFQRIDVLVLCSTIENLPLVIMEAMLRGIPVIASHVGGVPDLIEHGVNGLLFPANDAAALVQAIDRLDENASLRNALGKNGQLTIINHFSYEHWIQHHTAFYENLCRE
- a CDS encoding ATP-dependent 6-phosphofructokinase, with the translated sequence MRTITNTDLKIETLGSRTIKSPLPLSNVFGDGVGNFTPDNALVLLKNHFTAPEQRQADVFLEKAGSREYIYFDPAKTRAAIVTCGGLCPGINNVIRSAVRQLQNYGVHQVLGIKYGFAGMNPASGYTPIELSDELIEDIHRDGGTMLGTSRGNQPDSTIVDFLVSHQINILICIGGDGTQRGAHAIAQEIKKRGEKISIIGVPKTIDNDIDFNQRTFGFSTAIEEAKKVLDCAHVEAHSAFNGIGLVKVMGRDAGFIAVDATLASQEVNFTLIPEIPFKLDGEFGLLNLLKQRLARKHHAVIVVAEGAGQHLFATQKELRDASGNKLHLDIGLFLKDKITEFFAREQTAISLKYIDPSYIIRSVPANTIDAELCDAFARKAVDAAMAGKTDVMINFWNGCLAHIPIGLAIAKKNSVDPEGEHWLSVFETTGQPIQFMQANP
- a CDS encoding TetR/AcrR family transcriptional regulator, translated to MASEAGVATGTFYRCFRDKKAVFMAVCHRSDQEIGGRIFEIGEQMRDTMLSLFIIW
- a CDS encoding type III secretion protein, whose translation is MDIQLWYYPQALLLIVARILTIVGGSNLFGKEITPMSARVLISIALSMVIAPMVPEAWAETARQMDSLPKLAIGILAEVLFGFTFVAICDLFVGIFTFAGHIIGWSSSLMMAQEIDPVDGVNNNIMSLILQLVFLMLIWSHGAHLLVIGMIHKSFMTIPPTFAWLDVNVTQMIIDLGKTMFDWGMKITAPIVAGALLINAGMGLISKMAPQFNIMFLSMPIRVGTGMFMMGLFLRYGGGQLEDIIRSMLEHFAWLVKVGA
- a CDS encoding EscU/YscU/HrcU family type III secretion system export apparatus switch protein, whose translation is MEGKDGRTEKATPRKRSKARKDGQLARSQEVSTVVVMILGLMGISWGIPHIGNYLKALNEMMLQFHVRETWTVPLMQHMFFGLCKVACMMTLPIIVPVVIGAIIASLVQTKPYWSLKPLQWKLSGLSPIRGAKQLFSSQSLMTFALSMVKVALVSSILYLVLKSKIPQLISLQYMEVRSSAIFVFQVIMKMAWWVTVLAIIIAVVDWIFQQRKYEKSLMMTKEEVKEERKSSEQNPIIKRAQAKKMREMSMLRMMAAIPDATMVITNPTHVAVAIKYDPDMDAPQVVAKGLRLVAERIKRIARENDIPIIEKPPLARALYKEVKPGRSVPSQYYAAVAELIAYLYRIGNDHVKQVLSKTKKSA